A single window of Spirochaetota bacterium DNA harbors:
- a CDS encoding NAD-dependent succinate-semialdehyde dehydrogenase, which yields METYRPFIGGTWIDSTNKLSIINPATNEPFAEVATIDRAAVRGALEIAEKAFHAWSALTGLARGAFLSAVASELERRSDAIARVITMENGKPLAQGRAEVAMTVDHFRWFAEEARRGYGRVVPHQADGKRNIVIRQPVGVVGCISPWNFPLVLAARKVAPALAAGCAVLLKPASQTPLCAIELAKCMEAAGVPAGAFQVVVGKASEIGDEMLENPICKKISFTGSTEVGKRLIQGASTTCTRLSLELGGNAPLIIFADSDFDRAVEGAMTTKFRNNGQSCIAANRIYVERPVYERFLESFAAKTRGLKVGNGLDAGVDIGALINKEGVDNALRLIEDAKNRGARVVCGGARWGSRGNFLEPTVIADVPDSALCAREEIFAPVAAVYPFDSENEAIEKANATEFGLAAYAYTSNLNRAIRLAEKLEAGSIGLNDAVPTTSNCPFGGFKQSGWGRELGSEGLDAFLETKHISIGNI from the coding sequence ATGGAAACGTATAGACCATTTATAGGCGGGACGTGGATCGATTCGACGAACAAGCTTTCGATAATCAACCCCGCGACGAATGAACCGTTCGCGGAAGTGGCGACGATCGATCGCGCCGCCGTCAGGGGCGCGCTGGAAATCGCGGAAAAGGCGTTTCATGCCTGGAGCGCGCTTACGGGGCTGGCGCGGGGGGCGTTCCTGTCGGCCGTAGCGTCCGAGCTCGAAAGGCGATCGGACGCGATCGCCCGCGTCATCACCATGGAGAACGGAAAGCCCCTGGCCCAGGGCAGGGCCGAGGTGGCCATGACCGTCGACCATTTCCGCTGGTTCGCCGAGGAGGCGCGCCGCGGATACGGGCGGGTGGTGCCGCACCAGGCCGACGGGAAGCGCAATATCGTCATCAGGCAGCCGGTCGGCGTCGTGGGATGCATATCCCCGTGGAACTTCCCGCTCGTGCTCGCGGCGAGAAAAGTCGCACCCGCCCTCGCGGCAGGGTGCGCCGTCCTCCTCAAGCCGGCGAGCCAAACCCCTCTCTGCGCGATCGAACTGGCGAAATGCATGGAAGCGGCGGGCGTCCCGGCGGGGGCGTTCCAGGTCGTCGTGGGAAAGGCCTCGGAGATCGGCGACGAGATGCTGGAAAATCCCATTTGCAAAAAGATCAGCTTTACCGGGTCGACGGAGGTGGGGAAAAGGCTCATCCAGGGCGCATCGACGACATGCACCAGGCTTTCCCTGGAACTGGGGGGAAACGCGCCGCTCATCATATTCGCCGATTCGGATTTCGATCGCGCCGTCGAAGGGGCCATGACAACCAAGTTCAGGAATAACGGGCAATCGTGCATCGCGGCGAACAGGATTTACGTGGAGCGTCCCGTCTATGAAAGATTCCTCGAATCGTTTGCGGCTAAAACCAGGGGTCTCAAGGTGGGCAACGGCCTGGACGCGGGGGTCGATATCGGCGCGCTCATTAATAAAGAAGGAGTCGATAACGCCCTTCGGTTGATCGAAGACGCGAAGAACCGTGGAGCGCGGGTCGTATGCGGGGGCGCGCGATGGGGCTCCCGGGGAAATTTCCTGGAACCCACGGTCATCGCGGACGTACCCGACAGCGCCCTGTGCGCGCGGGAGGAAATTTTCGCGCCGGTGGCGGCGGTATATCCCTTCGATTCCGAGAACGAGGCGATCGAAAAGGCCAATGCCACGGAATTTGGCCTTGCCGCGTACGCCTATACGAGCAATTTAAACAGGGCGATTCGCCTGGCCGAGAAGCTCGAAGCGGGATCAATCGGCCTGAACGATGCGGTGCCAACGACAAGCAACTGCCCCTTTGGCGGATTCAAGCAGAGCGGCTGGGGCCGCGAACTCGGCAGCGAAGGGCTCGACGCGTTTCTTGAAACCAAGCACATATCCATAGGGAATATCTGA
- a CDS encoding helix-turn-helix domain-containing protein, which translates to MKNQSLFKSISKGMNEAISYEKGKKLKNLSIHKVSIAPLTPISANKIRLLRIKLGISQNIFANILGVSIKTIEAWESGRNIPNGTAQRFLNLIEKDNKFLEKYGILSIK; encoded by the coding sequence ATGAAAAACCAGTCGCTTTTTAAAAGTATATCGAAGGGAATGAATGAGGCAATATCATATGAAAAAGGGAAAAAATTGAAAAATCTCTCTATTCATAAAGTTTCAATTGCTCCATTAACACCGATTTCAGCTAATAAAATCAGGCTATTAAGAATAAAACTAGGCATATCTCAAAATATATTTGCAAATATACTAGGTGTATCTATTAAAACAATTGAGGCATGGGAATCGGGAAGAAATATTCCCAATGGAACCGCTCAACGATTTTTAAATCTCATCGAAAAGGACAATAAATTCCTGGAGAAGTATGGAATTTTATCCATAAAATAG
- a CDS encoding addiction module toxin RelE has protein sequence MERIFILLPEFDKACKHIGITDEIIREIEEYLCIHPESGSIIQGTGGIRKLRWALPGKGKSGGARIIYIDFIIHKKIYFITAYRKNDKENLTKDDRNILKSLIAILEEELSKKKDKS, from the coding sequence ATGGAACGCATATTTATCTTATTGCCTGAATTTGATAAAGCTTGTAAGCATATTGGAATTACAGATGAAATCATAAGAGAAATCGAAGAATATCTTTGCATTCATCCTGAATCCGGCAGTATAATTCAAGGAACAGGCGGGATTCGAAAACTCAGATGGGCTCTTCCTGGAAAAGGTAAAAGTGGTGGAGCAAGAATCATTTATATCGATTTTATAATACACAAGAAAATATATTTTATAACGGCCTACAGAAAGAATGACAAGGAAAACCTAACTAAAGATGACCGTAATATTCTAAAATCACTTATTGCAATCCTTGAAGAAGAACTATCGAAGAAAAAGGATAAGTCATGA
- a CDS encoding DUF1801 domain-containing protein, protein MMLPGRCRLMKEARFAEENKMTKSKPDSIEPGGVDEYIAQHPEEVRDKLNEIRSAIQEVAPDATETVSYFQMPGYSYKGYDYNGMFAWFSYKKPNVRLHVRPPVIENHKKELTDYTTTKAIVSFSVDKGIPKALVNKLVKASIKEMKDRK, encoded by the coding sequence GTGATGCTACCCGGCCGATGCCGGCTCATGAAAGAAGCACGTTTCGCGGAGGAAAATAAGATGACCAAAAGCAAACCTGATTCCATCGAACCGGGTGGAGTCGATGAATACATAGCACAACACCCGGAAGAAGTTCGGGACAAATTGAATGAAATTAGGTCTGCAATCCAGGAAGTAGCGCCTGATGCTACTGAAACGGTTAGTTATTTCCAAATGCCAGGATATTCCTATAAAGGTTATGATTATAACGGAATGTTTGCTTGGTTCAGCTATAAGAAACCTAATGTGCGTTTGCATGTTCGTCCTCCAGTGATAGAAAATCACAAAAAGGAACTTACGGACTATACTACGACTAAAGCCATTGTTAGTTTTTCAGTAGACAAAGGGATACCAAAAGCATTGGTGAACAAACTAGTGAAAGCAAGCATAAAGGAAATGAAGGACAGGAAATAG
- a CDS encoding MFS transporter, whose protein sequence is MDEAYIIPNAEKIIEERMAPERRTFLQLLVFSSGLFAVQTFWGFNSATFPLYLNELTGSKTLTGLALSIGGVFGAVMPVIVGGFSDRTHTRWGKRKPFILAGWVTVLLSLALLYMTTSIGAAMLLSLFLYAGFFTAIGPYFALLPDLTPPGQRGIAAGMMFLMGGVGILSFMFFGARNWDTARHLPFVWAAMGISVSAGVMIVGTREPPAGAPSVFAEGLLGEAFRNRPVLIFLAAMTSWWTGLWMVMVFFVIAVRDMLHVDTGDAVIKLLFLIAVYVACALPAGMMGDRLGHRRVTAAGLVVLALSMAIMGFTRSVSLVWILLFFAGGGYAVVLTVAYTYYLRLIPADRTAGYMGLYMACQNGALLAGPAAAGLVIDTMGPRAMFICAAGFIAAGLALFVIRKPRQ, encoded by the coding sequence ATGGATGAAGCGTACATTATTCCCAACGCTGAAAAGATAATCGAGGAGCGTATGGCCCCTGAACGAAGAACATTCCTGCAGCTCCTTGTTTTTTCTAGCGGACTTTTCGCGGTCCAGACCTTCTGGGGCTTCAATTCGGCGACATTTCCCCTGTATCTCAACGAACTGACCGGGTCAAAGACGCTTACGGGCCTGGCCCTTTCCATAGGCGGCGTGTTCGGCGCGGTGATGCCCGTGATCGTCGGGGGCTTTTCCGACAGGACGCATACGCGGTGGGGAAAGAGAAAGCCGTTCATACTGGCGGGATGGGTGACGGTGCTGCTGTCCCTGGCGCTCCTGTACATGACGACGAGTATCGGCGCGGCGATGCTGCTCTCGCTCTTCCTGTACGCGGGGTTTTTTACGGCTATCGGCCCGTATTTTGCGCTCCTGCCCGACCTGACGCCGCCGGGGCAGCGAGGGATCGCGGCGGGGATGATGTTTTTAATGGGAGGAGTGGGCATACTCTCCTTCATGTTTTTCGGCGCGAGGAACTGGGACACGGCGCGCCACCTGCCGTTCGTCTGGGCCGCGATGGGAATCTCCGTATCGGCGGGCGTGATGATCGTGGGGACGCGCGAGCCCCCGGCCGGCGCGCCGTCCGTATTTGCCGAAGGGCTCCTGGGGGAAGCGTTCCGCAATCGCCCCGTCCTGATTTTTCTCGCCGCGATGACAAGCTGGTGGACGGGACTGTGGATGGTGATGGTGTTCTTCGTGATCGCCGTCAGGGACATGCTCCACGTCGATACCGGGGACGCGGTGATAAAACTGCTCTTCTTGATCGCCGTGTATGTGGCGTGCGCGCTGCCCGCGGGCATGATGGGGGATCGATTGGGCCACAGGCGCGTCACCGCCGCGGGCCTGGTCGTACTGGCGCTCTCGATGGCGATCATGGGATTTACCCGTTCCGTCTCATTGGTCTGGATCCTGCTTTTTTTCGCAGGCGGCGGGTATGCCGTCGTCCTCACCGTCGCGTATACGTACTATTTAAGGCTGATACCCGCGGACAGGACCGCGGGATACATGGGGCTTTACATGGCCTGTCAGAACGGCGCACTGCTCGCGGGCCCGGCCGCCGCGGGGCTGGTTATCGATACGATGGGCCCGCGGGCCATGTTCATCTGCGCGGCCGGTTTCATCGCGGCGGGACTGGCACTGTTCGTGATACGGAAGCCGCGCCAATAG
- a CDS encoding cyclase family protein: MSKRLVDLSIAIENDIPSDPPMMIPKIQYVSHDEGADQMGFFFPGIDKQKDLPEGKGWAMEFVTLSTHSGTHLDAPWHYHPKMSGGLDALTIDQVPLEWCVGNGVKLDFRGFSDGHLVTAADMERAFTAMDYTLREGDIVLVNTGADKYWGKPEYLVKGCGMGREATLWLCDRGVRVVGTDAWSWDRPLPLIAEDFKNSHDSSIIWEGHFASIEKGYCHIEKLTNLETLPSNGFTFFCFPVKIRNASAGWIRAVALVDE; encoded by the coding sequence ATGTCAAAGAGACTCGTCGACCTCTCAATCGCGATCGAAAACGATATTCCATCGGACCCCCCCATGATGATTCCGAAAATCCAGTATGTATCTCACGACGAGGGGGCGGACCAGATGGGGTTTTTTTTCCCGGGCATCGATAAGCAAAAGGACCTTCCGGAGGGGAAGGGCTGGGCGATGGAGTTCGTGACCCTCTCGACGCACTCGGGGACGCACCTGGACGCGCCGTGGCACTACCACCCGAAAATGAGCGGGGGGCTCGATGCGCTAACGATCGACCAAGTGCCGCTCGAGTGGTGCGTGGGCAACGGCGTGAAGCTCGATTTCCGCGGTTTTTCCGACGGCCACCTGGTGACCGCCGCCGACATGGAGCGCGCGTTCACGGCGATGGACTACACGCTTCGCGAGGGGGACATCGTGCTCGTGAACACCGGCGCCGACAAGTACTGGGGGAAGCCGGAATACCTTGTCAAGGGATGCGGGATGGGCCGCGAGGCCACGCTGTGGCTGTGCGACCGCGGCGTACGGGTCGTGGGCACCGACGCCTGGAGCTGGGACCGTCCCCTTCCCCTGATCGCCGAGGATTTCAAGAACAGCCACGATTCGTCTATCATCTGGGAGGGGCATTTCGCGAGTATCGAGAAGGGCTACTGCCATATCGAGAAGCTCACGAACCTGGAAACGCTTCCGTCTAACGGCTTCACCTTTTTCTGCTTCCCGGTGAAGATCAGGAACGCGAGCGCGGGATGGATACGCGCGGTGGCGCTTGTTGATGAGTGA